The proteins below are encoded in one region of Streptomyces roseirectus:
- a CDS encoding SDR family NAD(P)-dependent oxidoreductase produces MATSLDLFRLDGARALVTGASRGIGKAVAVSLAEAGCDVVVTARTLGALEETVRDVEERGRKAVALAGDLGEAGVTARLVDAAAQALGGLDVVVHNAGVTPADADGGMLLAPLQELPEAAWDTVMSVNLDATGALCRAAHPHLAESSRASLILMSSTAAVLGAPLLDSYAATKAAQVSLAKSLAVGWARQGIRVNAVCPGWTLTDMTAFASEVAPVSEWLMAHVPMGRWASVEEITGSVLFLASPAASYVTGHALIVDGGLSVPDGGLAGYAKPPSPLAS; encoded by the coding sequence ATGGCCACCTCCCTCGACCTGTTCCGTCTCGACGGTGCCCGCGCTCTCGTCACCGGTGCCTCGCGGGGCATCGGCAAGGCGGTCGCCGTGTCGCTGGCCGAAGCGGGGTGCGACGTCGTCGTGACCGCGCGGACCCTGGGCGCGCTGGAGGAGACCGTGCGGGACGTCGAGGAGCGGGGGCGCAAGGCGGTGGCGCTGGCCGGGGACCTGGGCGAGGCCGGGGTCACGGCGCGGCTCGTGGACGCCGCCGCACAGGCGCTCGGGGGGCTGGACGTCGTCGTGCACAACGCCGGGGTGACCCCGGCGGACGCGGACGGCGGCATGCTGCTGGCGCCGCTCCAGGAGCTGCCCGAGGCGGCGTGGGACACGGTCATGTCCGTCAACCTCGACGCCACGGGCGCGCTGTGCCGGGCCGCCCACCCCCACCTCGCCGAGTCGTCGCGGGCCAGCCTGATCCTCATGTCGTCCACGGCGGCCGTCCTCGGCGCCCCGCTCCTCGACTCGTACGCGGCGACGAAGGCGGCCCAGGTGTCCCTCGCCAAGAGCCTCGCCGTGGGCTGGGCGCGGCAGGGCATCCGGGTCAACGCGGTGTGCCCCGGCTGGACACTGACCGACATGACGGCGTTCGCGAGCGAGGTCGCCCCGGTCTCGGAGTGGCTGATGGCGCACGTCCCGATGGGCCGTTGGGCGAGCGTCGAGGAGATCACCGGCTCGGTCCTCTTCCTCGCCTCCCCGGCCGCCTCGTACGTGACCGGCCACGCCCTGATCGTCGACGGCGGGCTCTCCGTCCCGGACGGCGGTCTCGCGGGCTACGCGAAGCCGCCGTCGCCGCTCGCGTCCTGA
- a CDS encoding LysR family transcriptional regulator, which produces MQLLPVNLAYFLEVARAGSVTEAAQGLNVAPSAVSRQIAKLESGLGVALFARHPRGMTPTEAGLRLLAHARRTEAESASLVEELRTGGGAAARSVTVACAEGFARRLVPLAVAALRRERPDVSFRVDVVPRQEATRRVVEGLADIAVTYAMGPQADVRVECAVVVPVTAVVPCGHELAGRERVGLAELCGYPLALASPGTSQRELFDIGVRLEGLSVRAALVCDALAPQYAFVRAGGGVALVGDLGDLDDTGLAHVRVDHPVFRQREAQVQTAAVRRPSWAATRCAELLAEALSRVPGV; this is translated from the coding sequence ATGCAGTTGCTGCCGGTGAACCTGGCCTATTTCCTCGAAGTCGCCCGCGCGGGTTCGGTGACGGAGGCGGCGCAGGGTCTCAACGTCGCGCCGTCGGCGGTCAGCCGGCAGATCGCCAAGCTGGAGTCGGGGCTCGGGGTGGCGCTGTTCGCGCGGCATCCGCGCGGGATGACACCGACCGAGGCGGGCCTGCGGCTGCTGGCCCACGCGCGCCGCACGGAGGCCGAATCGGCGTCGCTGGTCGAGGAGTTGAGGACGGGCGGGGGCGCGGCGGCGCGCAGTGTGACGGTCGCCTGCGCGGAGGGGTTCGCGCGGCGCCTGGTGCCGCTGGCGGTCGCCGCGCTGCGCCGTGAGCGGCCCGACGTCTCGTTCCGTGTCGACGTCGTCCCGCGTCAGGAGGCGACGCGGCGGGTGGTGGAAGGGCTCGCGGACATCGCGGTGACCTATGCGATGGGGCCGCAGGCCGACGTCCGTGTGGAGTGCGCGGTGGTGGTGCCGGTGACCGCGGTCGTGCCGTGCGGGCACGAGCTGGCCGGGCGGGAGCGGGTGGGGCTCGCGGAGCTGTGCGGGTATCCGCTGGCGCTGGCCAGTCCGGGGACCAGTCAGCGGGAGCTGTTCGACATCGGGGTGCGGCTGGAGGGGCTGAGCGTGCGTGCGGCGCTGGTGTGCGACGCGCTCGCCCCGCAGTACGCGTTCGTGCGCGCGGGCGGCGGGGTCGCGCTGGTGGGGGACCTGGGTGACCTCGACGACACGGGGCTGGCGCACGTCCGGGTGGACCATCCGGTGTTCCGGCAGCGGGAGGCGCAGGTGCAGACGGCGGCGGTGCGGCGGCCGTCGTGGGCGGCGACGCGGTGCGCGGAGCTGCTGGCGGAGGCGTTGTCGAGGGTGCCGGGGGTGTAG
- a CDS encoding DUF1569 domain-containing protein — translation MTPSLAALTDSLLEQLDRPESDLLERDAVWNLSQTLQHCTQTVRYSVTGYPRLKPALFRATAGALAKKVFLSRGAMKHSLAAEIDGAPPLRAGLPVAEAAADLVSAVALFTEHTGPHAPHPAYGTCTHDEYARLHAFHLAEHLPGLTGVRH, via the coding sequence GTGACCCCATCCCTCGCAGCCCTCACCGACAGCCTCCTGGAACAGCTCGACCGCCCCGAGAGCGACCTGCTGGAACGCGACGCCGTCTGGAACCTCTCCCAGACCCTCCAGCACTGCACCCAGACCGTCCGCTACTCGGTCACCGGCTACCCCCGCCTCAAGCCGGCCCTGTTCCGCGCCACCGCAGGCGCGCTCGCGAAGAAGGTCTTCCTGAGCCGGGGCGCCATGAAGCACTCCCTCGCCGCCGAGATCGACGGCGCGCCGCCCCTGCGCGCCGGCCTCCCGGTCGCCGAGGCCGCCGCCGACCTCGTCTCCGCAGTCGCCCTCTTCACCGAGCACACCGGCCCGCACGCCCCGCACCCCGCGTACGGCACGTGCACCCACGACGAGTACGCGCGCCTGCACGCCTTCCACCTCGCCGAGCACCTGCCGGGCCTGACCGGTGTCCGGCACTGA
- a CDS encoding aldehyde dehydrogenase family protein: protein MRLDTQPTPDADPAPDAPDAPDAASDAAATVARLHTVFATGRTRPAAWRRAQLRALRAFLVDHQSEISDALHADLGKSPLESYLTELGFVVNEIDHTLRHLNRWMRPRRVGVPLSLAPARARTVREPLGTVLIISPWNYPLQLALGPLVGALAAGNCAVVKPSELAPATSALLARRLPRVLDPEAVAVVEGGVPETTALLEQRFDHVFYTGNGAVGRIVMTAAARHLTPVTLELGGKSPAVVEPGADLATAARRIAWGKFMNAGQTCVAPDYVLAVGDAADEIEGHLAAAVREMYGERPAESADYGRIVNERHFDRLTGLLGDGRTVVGGEHDRAARFIAPTVLADVSPESAVMREEIFGPVLPIVRVPDLDAAISFITGRDKPLAVYAFVGSARSKRRLEAETSSGALAFGVPNAHVTVPGLPFGGVGESGVGRYHGAHSVDTFSHTKAVLDKPLLLDPLRVAYPPFTQVKERILRRLV, encoded by the coding sequence ATGCGCCTCGACACCCAGCCCACGCCCGACGCCGACCCCGCACCCGACGCGCCCGACGCACCGGACGCCGCCTCCGACGCCGCCGCGACCGTCGCCCGTCTGCACACCGTCTTCGCCACCGGCCGCACCCGCCCCGCCGCCTGGCGCAGGGCGCAGCTCCGCGCCCTGCGCGCGTTCCTGGTCGACCACCAGAGCGAGATCTCGGACGCCCTCCACGCCGACCTCGGCAAGAGCCCCCTGGAGTCGTACCTCACCGAACTCGGCTTCGTCGTCAACGAGATCGACCACACGCTGCGCCACCTGAACCGCTGGATGCGCCCGCGCCGCGTCGGCGTCCCCCTGTCGCTGGCCCCCGCCCGCGCGCGGACCGTGCGCGAGCCGCTGGGGACGGTGCTGATCATCAGCCCCTGGAACTACCCGCTCCAGCTGGCCCTGGGGCCGCTCGTCGGCGCGCTCGCGGCGGGCAACTGCGCGGTCGTCAAGCCCAGCGAGCTGGCCCCGGCGACCTCGGCGCTGCTCGCGCGCCGGCTGCCGCGCGTGCTGGACCCCGAGGCGGTGGCCGTCGTCGAGGGCGGGGTGCCGGAGACGACCGCGCTCCTGGAGCAGCGGTTCGACCACGTCTTCTACACCGGCAACGGCGCGGTCGGGCGGATCGTCATGACCGCCGCCGCCCGTCATCTCACGCCGGTCACCCTGGAGCTGGGCGGCAAGTCGCCGGCCGTCGTCGAGCCCGGCGCCGACCTCGCGACCGCCGCGCGCCGGATCGCCTGGGGCAAATTCATGAACGCCGGGCAGACCTGTGTGGCCCCCGACTACGTCCTCGCGGTCGGGGACGCGGCGGACGAGATCGAGGGGCATCTCGCGGCGGCCGTGCGGGAGATGTACGGGGAGCGGCCCGCCGAGAGCGCGGACTACGGGCGGATCGTCAACGAGCGGCACTTCGACCGGCTCACCGGGCTGCTCGGGGACGGGCGGACCGTGGTGGGCGGGGAGCACGACAGGGCGGCGCGGTTCATCGCGCCGACCGTCCTCGCCGACGTCTCCCCCGAGTCGGCCGTCATGCGCGAGGAGATCTTCGGGCCGGTGCTGCCGATCGTGCGCGTGCCCGATCTCGACGCCGCGATCTCCTTCATCACCGGGCGCGACAAGCCGCTCGCGGTGTACGCGTTCGTCGGGTCCGCGCGGTCCAAGCGGCGGCTCGAGGCCGAGACGTCGTCGGGCGCGCTGGCGTTCGGCGTCCCCAACGCCCATGTCACCGTCCCCGGGCTGCCGTTCGGCGGGGTCGGGGAGAGCGGGGTCGGGCGCTATCACGGGGCCCACTCCGTCGACACGTTCAGCCACACGAAGGCCGTGCTGGACAAGCCGCTCCTGCTCGACCCGCTGCGGGTGGCGTACCCGCCGTTCACCCAGGTCAAGGAGCGGATCCTGCGCCGGCTGGTGTGA
- a CDS encoding TetR/AcrR family transcriptional regulator has product MSGTESPAVAVRRGRPRDAARDRALLAATLAVLAESGYGGLTTAAVAARAGVSTATLYRRWSSKEALVLAASAAFAADLEQRPDTGTLEGDLRILLRDKAAGLTGESGRLMRALIGEAAHNVALAEALTAALIDPVRDRVAEAVRRAVARGEIAPLPDVDLVADLVIGPMVSRFLLTAHPSDTQDTQDARGTADRLLPFVLRAVGGQDASGDGGFA; this is encoded by the coding sequence GTGTCCGGCACTGAGTCCCCGGCGGTCGCCGTCCGCCGGGGCCGCCCCCGCGACGCCGCCCGCGACCGCGCGCTCCTCGCGGCGACCCTCGCGGTCCTCGCCGAGAGCGGGTACGGCGGGCTGACCACCGCCGCCGTCGCCGCCCGCGCCGGCGTCTCCACCGCCACGCTCTACCGCCGCTGGTCCTCCAAGGAAGCCCTCGTCCTCGCGGCGTCCGCCGCCTTCGCCGCCGACCTCGAACAGCGCCCCGACACCGGTACCCTCGAAGGCGACCTCCGCATCCTGCTGCGCGACAAGGCCGCCGGCCTCACCGGCGAGAGCGGCCGCCTCATGCGCGCGCTCATCGGCGAGGCCGCCCACAACGTCGCCCTCGCCGAGGCCCTGACCGCCGCGCTGATCGACCCCGTCCGCGACCGCGTCGCCGAGGCGGTACGGCGCGCTGTCGCCCGGGGCGAGATCGCCCCCCTCCCGGACGTCGACCTCGTCGCCGACCTCGTCATCGGCCCGATGGTGAGCCGCTTCCTGCTCACCGCGCACCCCTCGGACACGCAGGACACGCAGGACGCGCGCGGGACGGCGGACCGCCTGCTGCCGTTCGTGCTGCGGGCGGTGGGAGGTCAGGACGCGAGCGGCGACGGCGGCTTCGCGTAG
- a CDS encoding M20/M25/M40 family metallo-hydrolase — translation MTPEKLVRAAEEFIDSGAFFAQLATMVSYATESARPEGRLALEAYLDEVLTPALTHLGCAVTRHENPSPAAGPFLVGRRIEDPALPTVLCYGHADVVEGMAGQWSEDRDPWTLTADGDRWYGRGAADNKGQHLVNLAALRLLLAEQGALGFNLTFLFDPGEEIGSPGLAEFAAAHRELLRADVFLGSDGPRLDETTPTLFLGARGGVQLLLDADLRPGAHHSGNRGGVLRNPATTLAGAIATLVDGHGRILVPELLPPPVGPEVRAALAGVEVEADPYWGEPSLTPAERLYAWNTLEVLALSAGDADRPVGAIPGRARAILQLRHVVGTDAENAAAAVAAHLAAHGYPMIDVSTRGAYPASRTPLDDPWVRWARPVLDRAAGRPVAVLPNIGGGLPNAVFTDVLGLSTLWLPHSYPGCRQHATDEHLPMAVAREGLVLTVGLLHALGNPTQDHPLPVTASYP, via the coding sequence GTGACGCCCGAGAAACTGGTCCGCGCGGCCGAGGAGTTCATCGACTCCGGGGCCTTCTTCGCGCAGCTCGCGACGATGGTCTCCTACGCCACGGAGAGTGCCCGCCCCGAGGGCCGCCTTGCCCTGGAGGCATACCTGGACGAGGTCCTGACGCCCGCCCTGACACACCTCGGCTGCGCCGTCACCCGCCACGAGAACCCCTCACCGGCGGCCGGCCCCTTCCTGGTCGGCCGCCGGATCGAGGACCCCGCCCTGCCGACCGTCCTGTGCTACGGCCACGCCGACGTCGTCGAGGGCATGGCCGGACAGTGGAGCGAGGACCGCGACCCGTGGACCCTCACGGCCGACGGCGACCGCTGGTACGGGCGCGGCGCGGCCGACAACAAGGGCCAACACCTCGTCAACCTCGCCGCGTTGCGCCTGCTGCTCGCCGAACAGGGCGCCCTCGGCTTCAACCTGACGTTCCTGTTCGACCCCGGCGAGGAGATCGGCTCCCCCGGCCTCGCCGAATTCGCCGCCGCCCACCGGGAGTTGCTGCGCGCCGACGTCTTCCTCGGCTCCGACGGACCACGCCTGGACGAGACGACGCCGACGCTGTTCCTCGGCGCCCGGGGCGGCGTACAGCTCCTGCTCGACGCCGATCTGCGGCCCGGCGCCCACCACTCCGGCAACCGGGGCGGTGTCCTGCGCAACCCGGCCACCACCCTCGCCGGGGCCATCGCCACCCTCGTCGACGGCCACGGCCGCATCCTCGTCCCCGAGCTGCTGCCCCCACCGGTCGGCCCCGAGGTCCGCGCGGCGCTGGCCGGCGTCGAGGTCGAGGCCGACCCCTACTGGGGTGAGCCCTCGCTCACGCCCGCCGAACGCCTCTACGCCTGGAACACCCTCGAAGTCCTCGCCCTCTCGGCCGGCGACGCCGACCGGCCCGTGGGCGCGATCCCCGGCCGGGCCCGCGCGATCCTCCAACTGAGGCACGTCGTCGGCACGGACGCGGAGAACGCCGCGGCCGCCGTCGCCGCGCACCTCGCCGCGCACGGCTACCCGATGATCGACGTCAGCACCCGGGGGGCGTACCCCGCGAGTCGTACGCCGCTCGACGACCCCTGGGTGCGCTGGGCCCGGCCCGTCCTCGACCGCGCCGCCGGGCGCCCCGTCGCCGTCCTCCCCAACATCGGCGGCGGCCTGCCCAACGCGGTCTTCACGGACGTCCTCGGCCTGTCCACCCTCTGGCTCCCGCACTCCTACCCCGGCTGCCGCCAGCACGCCACCGACGAACACCTGCCGATGGCCGTCGCCCGCGAGGGCCTGGTCCTGACGGTGGGACTGCTGCACGCGCTGGGCAACCCGACGCAGGACCACCCGCTGCCGGTGACGGCGTCATACCCGTAG
- a CDS encoding MFS transporter — translation MTAPAPQPTPTPAPTRAPASRSTTRAIAAATIGNALEWFDLAVYALMAAHIGRAFFPGDDPGVQLVQAYAVFGVTYLVRPLGGLLLGAYADRRGRKKALMLSIRLMVLGTLLLAVMPGYGTLGIAAPVGVVLARLLQGFAAGGEFGAATSFLVEQDERRKSFLGSFQFASQGLSTLMAAGFAAGLTAVLSRQQMDAWGWRVPFVFGLLIGPVGYVVRRYVEDSPAVAAAREPRDRSPMVTVFRDHWRGLLIAGGVLVVSTAVNFMLQYLPAYGIDELGLDDSLSFTALLIAGAVLTFVTPVVGLLGDRYGRLRLMVPAALLLGATAVPLFLWLTAVPSFLTLALCTTILGLLKAVYFGTLPSVMADAFPPHARATGLSFSYNTTVAVFGGFTPTIAAALTRATGSGVAPGYYLLATALLSVTALGAAVRTGTLR, via the coding sequence GTGACCGCTCCCGCCCCGCAGCCCACGCCCACCCCCGCCCCCACCCGCGCCCCCGCCTCCCGGAGCACCACCCGGGCCATCGCGGCGGCCACCATAGGCAACGCCCTCGAATGGTTCGACCTCGCGGTGTACGCGCTGATGGCCGCGCACATCGGCCGCGCCTTCTTCCCCGGCGACGACCCCGGCGTCCAACTCGTCCAGGCGTACGCCGTGTTCGGCGTGACCTACCTGGTCCGCCCCCTCGGCGGGCTCCTGCTCGGCGCGTACGCGGACCGCCGCGGCCGCAAGAAGGCCCTGATGCTGTCGATCCGGCTCATGGTCCTCGGCACACTGCTGCTCGCGGTCATGCCGGGCTACGGTACGCTCGGTATCGCCGCGCCCGTGGGGGTCGTGCTCGCGCGTCTGCTCCAAGGGTTCGCGGCGGGCGGGGAGTTCGGGGCGGCGACCTCGTTCCTCGTCGAGCAGGACGAGCGCAGGAAGAGCTTCCTCGGCAGCTTCCAGTTCGCGAGCCAGGGCCTGTCGACGCTGATGGCCGCCGGGTTCGCGGCCGGCCTCACCGCCGTGCTGTCCCGTCAGCAGATGGACGCCTGGGGCTGGCGGGTCCCCTTCGTCTTCGGCCTGCTGATCGGCCCGGTCGGCTATGTCGTCCGCCGCTACGTCGAGGACTCCCCGGCCGTCGCCGCCGCGCGGGAGCCCCGGGACAGGTCCCCGATGGTGACGGTGTTCCGCGACCACTGGCGCGGCCTGCTGATCGCGGGAGGCGTCCTGGTCGTCTCCACCGCCGTCAACTTCATGCTCCAGTACCTGCCGGCCTACGGCATCGACGAACTCGGCCTCGACGACTCCCTCTCCTTCACCGCGCTCCTCATCGCCGGCGCCGTCCTCACCTTCGTCACCCCCGTCGTCGGCCTCCTCGGCGACCGCTACGGCCGGCTGCGCCTGATGGTCCCGGCCGCGCTGCTGCTCGGTGCCACGGCGGTCCCCCTGTTCCTGTGGCTGACGGCCGTCCCCTCGTTCCTGACCCTCGCCCTGTGCACGACGATCCTGGGCCTGCTGAAGGCCGTCTACTTCGGCACGCTCCCGTCGGTCATGGCCGACGCGTTCCCGCCGCACGCGCGCGCCACCGGCCTCTCCTTCAGCTACAACACGACGGTCGCCGTCTTCGGCGGCTTCACCCCGACGATCGCGGCGGCCCTGACCCGGGCGACAGGCTCCGGCGTGGCTCCCGGGTACTACCTCCTCGCGACGGCGCTGCTGAGCGTCACGGCGCTGGGCGCGGCGGTGCGGACGGGAACCCTCCGCTGA
- a CDS encoding helix-turn-helix domain-containing protein, translating into METASDSARSDAARNRERLLEAARRLVVEHGPEHVTMREVAAEAGVGKGTLFRRFGDRDGLLLALLDDAEADFLEAYTAGPPPLGPGAPAPERLVTFGQALIQRTVTEGDLGSALARELLPGHRNDSGAGTAFRAHVAGLLRESGVEADHELLALVLLSSVSFETLDHLRGRGVSEERLHGVWADLVRRVTHVA; encoded by the coding sequence ATGGAGACGGCCTCCGACTCCGCTCGCTCCGACGCCGCGCGCAACCGGGAGCGGCTGCTGGAGGCCGCGCGCCGGCTCGTCGTCGAGCACGGGCCCGAGCACGTGACCATGCGGGAGGTCGCCGCCGAGGCCGGTGTCGGGAAGGGCACGCTGTTCCGGCGGTTCGGGGACCGGGACGGGCTGCTGCTCGCGCTGCTCGACGACGCCGAGGCGGACTTCCTGGAGGCGTACACGGCCGGGCCGCCGCCGCTGGGGCCCGGTGCGCCGGCGCCCGAACGGCTCGTCACGTTCGGGCAGGCGCTGATCCAACGCACGGTCACCGAGGGGGACTTGGGGTCCGCTCTCGCGCGTGAGCTGCTGCCGGGGCACCGCAACGACTCCGGGGCGGGGACCGCGTTCCGGGCTCATGTCGCCGGTCTGCTGCGGGAGTCGGGGGTCGAGGCCGACCATGAGCTGCTGGCCCTGGTGCTGTTGTCGTCGGTCAGCTTCGAGACGCTGGACCACCTGCGTGGGCGGGGGGTCTCGGAGGAGCGGCTGCACGGGGTGTGGGCGGATCTGGTGCGGCGGGTGACTCACGTGGCGTGA
- a CDS encoding winged helix DNA-binding domain-containing protein yields MTTPLPRLTDAHRRALLTTRHRLTPPLRATTPEEATASVLALHATDPASVYLSVAARQKEASVGELERAQYEDGTLVRMLCMRRTVFVVPRDLAPVVDAAAARPVAARLRRDLLKVLAEQLGYDEAKFTAVEREVTTALAALGEATAAQLGEAVPELGERILLAPGKAYEARPKIANRFLGVMAAENRIRRGRPLGSWASSQFRWRLVEPHPELPPAQARAALVTRYLEVFGPATTEDVKWWTGWNLTDTRKALAETGALPVALDHGEGHALPADLEPPAPADPGVALLPALDPTPMGWRHRDWYLDPARTAGLFDTNGNIGPTIWWDGRIVGAWSQRADGEIATHLFDADVSAADLAAETERLAAFFGDTRIRASFRTPLERGLYDGTL; encoded by the coding sequence ATGACCACCCCCCTCCCGAGACTCACCGACGCCCACCGCCGCGCCCTCCTCACCACCCGCCACCGCCTCACCCCGCCCCTGCGCGCCACCACCCCCGAGGAGGCCACCGCCTCGGTCCTGGCTCTGCACGCGACGGACCCGGCGTCCGTGTACCTCTCGGTGGCGGCCCGTCAGAAGGAAGCGTCCGTCGGGGAGTTGGAGCGGGCCCAGTACGAAGACGGCACCCTGGTGCGGATGCTGTGCATGCGGCGCACGGTGTTCGTGGTCCCCAGGGACCTCGCCCCGGTCGTCGACGCGGCGGCGGCCCGCCCGGTCGCCGCCCGGCTGCGCCGGGACCTCCTCAAGGTGCTGGCCGAACAACTCGGCTACGACGAGGCCAAGTTCACGGCCGTCGAACGCGAGGTCACCACCGCGCTCGCCGCCCTGGGCGAGGCGACGGCCGCTCAGCTCGGGGAGGCCGTACCGGAGTTGGGCGAGCGGATCCTCCTGGCGCCCGGCAAGGCGTACGAGGCGCGGCCGAAGATCGCCAACCGGTTCCTCGGTGTCATGGCGGCGGAGAACAGGATCAGGCGCGGGCGCCCGCTGGGCAGTTGGGCGTCGTCGCAGTTCCGCTGGCGGCTGGTCGAACCGCACCCGGAGCTGCCGCCCGCGCAGGCGAGGGCCGCGCTGGTCACCCGCTACCTGGAGGTGTTCGGCCCCGCGACCACCGAGGACGTCAAGTGGTGGACGGGCTGGAACCTCACCGACACCCGCAAGGCCCTCGCGGAGACCGGCGCCCTGCCCGTCGCCCTCGACCACGGCGAGGGCCACGCCCTGCCCGCCGACCTCGAACCCCCCGCCCCGGCCGACCCCGGCGTCGCCCTCCTGCCCGCCCTCGACCCGACCCCGATGGGCTGGCGCCACCGCGACTGGTACCTCGACCCCGCCCGCACCGCCGGCCTGTTCGACACCAACGGCAACATCGGCCCGACGATCTGGTGGGACGGCCGGATCGTCGGCGCCTGGTCGCAGCGCGCGGACGGCGAGATCGCGACCCACCTGTTCGACGCGGACGTCAGCGCGGCGGATCTCGCCGCCGAGACCGAACGCCTCGCCGCCTTCTTCGGCGACACCCGGATCCGCGCGAGTTTCCGCACCCCGCTGGAGCGCGGACTGTACGACGGCACCCTCTGA
- a CDS encoding non-heme iron oxygenase ferredoxin subunit — MPESGFIDLCALDVLEEDVPRRFEAAGVPLAVVRTASEVFAIHDICSHSAVSLSEGEVEGRSVSCWLHGSRFDLGTGKPLDPPATRPVPVYPVRVADGRVYVRVAGEF, encoded by the coding sequence GTGCCCGAGAGCGGTTTCATCGACCTGTGTGCGCTGGACGTGCTGGAGGAGGACGTCCCCAGGCGGTTCGAGGCGGCGGGGGTGCCGCTCGCCGTCGTGCGGACGGCGTCCGAGGTGTTCGCGATCCACGACATCTGCTCGCACAGCGCGGTGTCCCTCTCGGAGGGGGAGGTGGAGGGGCGCAGCGTCTCGTGCTGGCTGCACGGTTCGCGGTTCGACCTCGGCACCGGCAAGCCCCTCGATCCCCCGGCGACCCGGCCGGTGCCGGTGTATCCGGTGCGGGTGGCCGACGGGCGCGTGTACGTGCGCGTGGCCGGGGAGTTCTGA